One Cupriavidus taiwanensis DNA window includes the following coding sequences:
- a CDS encoding acyl-CoA dehydrogenase family protein: MHADQDPDQLYPEIREAVRSLCAGFDSAYWQRVEEQEAFPESFVQALTQAGWLSALIPEAYGGSGLSLTAASVIMEEINRSGGNSGACHGQMYVMGCLLRHGSEAQKQRWLPAIASGELRMQSMAVTEPTTGTDTTKLKTTAVRQGDKYIVNGQKVWISRVQHSDLMLLLARTTPLDQVKRKSDGLSVFVVDLRDAIGKGLTVKPIRNMVNHETNELFFDNLEVPAANLIGEEGKGLKYILDGLNAERILIAAECIGDGYWFVGRASNYARDRIVFDRPIGQNQAVQFPIARAYVNVEAASLMRYKAARLFDAGKTCGKEANIAKLLAADASWEAANVCLQTHGGFGFAAEYDIERKFRETRLYQVAPISTNLILSYVAEHVLELPRSF; encoded by the coding sequence ATGCACGCAGACCAGGATCCCGACCAGCTGTACCCCGAAATCCGCGAGGCGGTGCGCAGCCTGTGCGCGGGCTTCGATTCGGCGTACTGGCAACGGGTGGAAGAGCAGGAAGCCTTTCCCGAGAGCTTTGTCCAGGCGCTGACGCAGGCCGGCTGGCTGTCGGCGCTGATCCCCGAAGCCTATGGCGGCTCCGGGCTGTCGCTGACCGCGGCGTCGGTCATCATGGAGGAAATCAACCGCAGCGGCGGCAACTCCGGCGCCTGCCACGGGCAGATGTACGTGATGGGCTGCCTGCTGCGCCATGGCTCCGAAGCGCAGAAACAGCGCTGGCTGCCGGCGATCGCCTCGGGCGAGCTGCGCATGCAGTCGATGGCCGTGACCGAGCCGACTACCGGCACCGACACCACCAAGCTCAAGACCACCGCGGTGCGCCAGGGCGACAAGTACATCGTCAACGGCCAGAAGGTGTGGATTTCGCGCGTGCAGCACTCGGACCTGATGCTGCTGCTGGCGCGCACCACGCCGCTGGACCAGGTCAAGCGCAAGTCCGACGGCCTGTCGGTATTCGTGGTCGACCTCCGCGATGCCATCGGCAAGGGCCTGACGGTCAAGCCGATCCGCAACATGGTCAACCACGAGACCAACGAGCTGTTCTTCGACAACCTGGAAGTCCCCGCCGCAAACCTGATCGGCGAGGAAGGCAAGGGCCTGAAGTACATCCTCGACGGCCTCAACGCCGAGCGCATCCTGATCGCCGCCGAGTGCATCGGCGACGGCTACTGGTTCGTCGGGCGCGCCAGCAACTACGCGCGCGACCGCATCGTGTTCGACCGCCCGATCGGCCAGAACCAGGCGGTGCAGTTCCCGATCGCGCGCGCGTACGTCAACGTCGAGGCCGCCAGCCTGATGCGCTACAAGGCCGCGCGGCTGTTCGACGCCGGCAAGACTTGCGGCAAGGAAGCGAATATCGCCAAGCTGCTGGCCGCCGACGCCTCGTGGGAGGCCGCCAACGTCTGCCTGCAGACGCATGGCGGCTTCGGCTTCGCCGCCGAATACGACATCGAGCGCAAGTTCCGCGAGACCCGCCTGTACCAGGTGGCGCCGATCTCCACCAACCTGATCCTGTCCTACGTGGCCGAGCACGTGCTCGAGTTGCCGCGTTCGTTCTGA
- a CDS encoding FAS1-like dehydratase domain-containing protein, which yields MTDATSELERLRGWIGRSEARTETLTPEPVAGLAATFDLDPDEVAAGPLPPLWHWLYFLPRAPQRELGRDGHPTLGGFMPPVPLPRRMWAGSELSFSHPLHIGDTVTRTSTIADVQHKTGRSGELWFVAVDHELTVNGKTAINERHDIVYRAMPDPSKPQPPRPRLEHTAQWQRTLQADPVMLFRYSALTFNGHRIHYDRQYTREVEGYPGLVVHGPMQAMLMLDLVAREQPKAQVKRFGFRGLAPLFDQDTITVGGAADPTQPGRLVLWTGDDAGGQAMQGWAEVEG from the coding sequence ATGACTGACGCCACCTCTGAACTCGAACGCCTGCGCGGCTGGATCGGCCGCAGCGAAGCGCGCACCGAAACCCTGACGCCGGAGCCGGTCGCCGGCCTCGCCGCCACCTTCGACCTGGACCCCGACGAAGTCGCCGCCGGCCCGCTGCCGCCGCTGTGGCACTGGCTCTATTTCCTTCCGCGCGCGCCGCAGCGCGAACTGGGCCGCGACGGCCATCCAACGCTCGGCGGCTTCATGCCGCCGGTGCCGCTGCCGCGCCGCATGTGGGCCGGCAGCGAACTCAGCTTCAGCCATCCGCTGCATATCGGCGACACCGTCACGCGCACCTCCACCATCGCCGACGTCCAGCACAAGACCGGCCGCAGCGGCGAGTTGTGGTTCGTCGCCGTCGACCACGAACTGACCGTCAACGGCAAGACCGCCATCAACGAGCGCCACGACATCGTCTACCGCGCCATGCCGGATCCCAGCAAGCCGCAACCGCCGCGCCCGCGCCTGGAACACACCGCGCAATGGCAGCGCACGCTGCAGGCCGACCCGGTCATGCTGTTCCGCTATTCGGCCCTGACCTTCAACGGCCACCGCATCCACTACGACCGCCAGTACACGCGCGAAGTCGAAGGCTATCCCGGCCTGGTGGTGCACGGCCCGATGCAGGCCATGCTGATGCTGGACCTGGTGGCACGCGAGCAACCCAAGGCGCAAGTGAAGCGCTTCGGCTTCCGCGGATTGGCGCCGTTGTTCGACCAGGACACGATTACTGTGGGTGGTGCGGCGGATCCGACGCAGCCGGGGCGGCTGGTGTTGTGGACGGGGGATGATGCGGGGGGGCAGGCGATGCAGGGGTGGGCGGAGGTGGAGGGGTAA
- a CDS encoding HpcH/HpaI aldolase/citrate lyase family protein, which translates to MSTAVTYLFVPGDRPERFDKAAAAGPDVMILDLEDAVHPDAKPAAREAIAAWLAGRPGASAFVRINDSASPAFAADLAWLRALPAGTALAGLLVPKADPVALATIAQTLQAINAKGELVAIIETALGLHHVDAVASASGVARLAFGSLDYAVDLGCSHTRDALAFARARIVLASRVAGLPPPVDGVTTALKDEAVLASDVAYARELGFAGKLCIHPAQLGAVRAGFLPSPEQLDWARRVLDATASGSHAVQVDGKMVDRPVIEQARRLLALAP; encoded by the coding sequence ATGTCCACTGCCGTCACTTACCTGTTCGTGCCGGGCGACCGGCCCGAGCGCTTCGACAAGGCCGCTGCCGCCGGCCCCGACGTGATGATCCTCGACCTCGAGGACGCGGTCCATCCGGATGCCAAGCCCGCCGCGCGCGAAGCCATCGCCGCATGGCTGGCCGGCCGGCCCGGCGCCAGCGCGTTCGTGCGCATCAACGACAGCGCCTCGCCCGCGTTTGCCGCGGACCTGGCCTGGCTGCGCGCACTGCCCGCCGGCACCGCGCTGGCCGGGCTGCTGGTGCCCAAGGCCGACCCTGTCGCGCTGGCCACCATCGCGCAAACCCTGCAAGCGATCAACGCCAAGGGCGAGCTGGTCGCCATCATCGAGACCGCGCTCGGCCTGCACCACGTCGACGCCGTGGCCTCCGCCAGCGGCGTCGCGCGCCTGGCCTTCGGCTCGCTCGACTATGCGGTCGACCTGGGCTGCAGCCATACCCGCGACGCGCTCGCCTTCGCGCGCGCGCGCATCGTGCTGGCTTCGCGCGTGGCCGGCCTGCCGCCGCCGGTCGACGGCGTGACCACCGCGCTCAAGGACGAAGCCGTGCTCGCCAGCGACGTCGCCTACGCGCGCGAACTCGGCTTTGCCGGCAAGCTCTGCATCCACCCGGCGCAGCTGGGCGCGGTCCGCGCCGGCTTCCTGCCCAGCCCCGAGCAGCTCGACTGGGCCCGGCGCGTGCTGGACGCCACCGCCAGCGGCAGCCACGCGGTGCAGGTCGATGGCAAGATGGTCGACCGGCCCGTGATCGAGCAGGCCCGCCGGCTGCTGGCGCTGGCGCCATAA
- a CDS encoding ShlB/FhaC/HecB family hemolysin secretion/activation protein, producing MKHPHSDEARRARALSLCVAFLFLLPSSVFAQQVATSVAAEQEQRAREQQEARERAQAVQASAVRADAAGPVEYPALPLESPCFPIDRFTLDVPTDLPEAAKAQGTSALPQDPFAFALTWLNHYQGACVGKQGLEVLTRGVSQAILSRGYVTTRVLLPQQDLSTGTLRLALIPGLIGELRFADPETRGTWKSAFPSRSGELLNLRDLEQGLEQLKRVSSQDADMQIVPTPTPGVSDVVVTVKRAKPWTFVASVDNSGTRSTGKPQGNLSLAVDNPLGLNDLFNVGYSQDLAFSDKRRGTHGWNGFYSVPWGYWTGTLSAYSNTYFQQIAGVNQTFVSSGDSRTVDLKLHRVIRRSQNDVLGLQFRLSRRFGHSFIEDTEITQQRRNNTVLEAGFTDRHYFGAAQFDGTLAYRQGIGGFGSQDDTLAAIGGPTWRFRMLVADANLSVPFKVGEFPLRYVTTFRGQYTNDRLYSLDAMTIGSRYTVRGFDGERLLAGDSGFYWRNELQLPLGATGQALYAGLDYGSVFGPSTAGLAGTRLAGAVIGLRGGFGPGFGRLFYDLFAGMPVYKPATFHTASVAGGFQFVYQY from the coding sequence ATGAAGCACCCTCATTCTGACGAGGCGCGCAGGGCGCGTGCTCTTTCCCTTTGTGTCGCCTTCCTCTTTTTACTTCCTTCATCTGTGTTCGCACAGCAAGTTGCCACTTCTGTTGCTGCCGAACAAGAACAGCGCGCCCGGGAGCAGCAAGAAGCCCGCGAGCGCGCCCAAGCCGTGCAAGCGTCTGCGGTCCGCGCAGACGCTGCGGGGCCAGTCGAATACCCGGCCCTGCCGCTCGAGTCGCCTTGCTTCCCCATCGACCGCTTCACGCTAGACGTCCCGACCGACCTGCCAGAAGCTGCCAAAGCACAAGGCACTTCCGCCTTGCCCCAAGATCCCTTCGCCTTTGCCCTGACATGGCTCAATCACTACCAAGGCGCCTGCGTTGGCAAGCAAGGTCTGGAGGTACTCACCAGGGGCGTCTCCCAGGCCATCCTTAGCCGCGGCTACGTCACCACGCGTGTATTGCTGCCGCAGCAGGATCTGAGCACCGGCACGCTGCGCCTGGCATTGATCCCCGGCCTCATCGGAGAACTCCGCTTTGCCGATCCCGAAACACGCGGCACCTGGAAGTCCGCGTTCCCGTCGCGCTCGGGAGAGCTCCTCAACCTGCGCGACCTGGAGCAAGGGCTGGAGCAGCTGAAGCGCGTGAGCAGTCAGGATGCCGACATGCAAATCGTGCCGACTCCCACACCCGGCGTCAGCGACGTGGTCGTTACGGTCAAGCGCGCCAAGCCGTGGACGTTCGTGGCCTCGGTCGATAACTCTGGCACGCGCTCGACCGGCAAGCCTCAGGGCAACCTGAGCCTAGCCGTCGACAACCCACTGGGCCTCAATGACCTGTTCAACGTCGGATACAGCCAGGATCTGGCGTTCAGTGACAAGCGCCGAGGCACGCACGGCTGGAACGGCTTCTATTCGGTGCCGTGGGGCTACTGGACCGGCACGCTGTCGGCCTATTCCAACACCTATTTCCAGCAGATTGCCGGCGTCAACCAAACCTTCGTGTCCAGCGGCGATTCGCGGACAGTCGACCTGAAGCTGCACCGCGTGATCCGGCGCAGCCAGAACGATGTGTTGGGACTGCAGTTCCGACTGTCGCGCCGCTTCGGGCACAGTTTTATCGAGGACACGGAGATTACCCAGCAGCGGCGCAACAACACCGTGCTGGAGGCTGGTTTCACCGACCGCCACTATTTCGGTGCGGCGCAGTTTGACGGCACGCTCGCGTACCGCCAGGGCATTGGCGGATTCGGGTCGCAGGATGACACCCTGGCCGCGATCGGTGGGCCGACCTGGCGATTCCGGATGCTTGTCGCGGATGCCAACCTGTCGGTGCCGTTCAAGGTGGGCGAATTTCCGCTTCGCTATGTCACGACCTTCCGTGGTCAGTACACCAATGACCGGCTTTATTCACTGGACGCCATGACCATCGGCAGCCGCTACACCGTGCGTGGTTTCGACGGGGAGCGGCTGCTGGCCGGCGACAGCGGCTTTTACTGGCGCAATGAATTGCAGCTGCCGCTTGGCGCAACCGGCCAGGCGCTGTACGCCGGTCTCGACTATGGCAGCGTTTTCGGGCCGTCGACGGCAGGCCTTGCCGGTACGCGCCTGGCCGGTGCGGTGATTGGGTTGCGCGGCGGCTTCGGTCCTGGCTTTGGCCGGCTGTTCTATGACCTGTTCGCCGGCATGCCGGTGTACAAGCCGGCAACGTTTCACACCGCCAGCGTGGCAGGCGGATTCCAGTTCGTCTACCAGTACTGA
- a CDS encoding CaiB/BaiF CoA transferase family protein: MSQSPQGIRPLDGIRVVSLEHAVAAPFATRQLADLGARVIKIERPGVGDFARGYDQSVHGQASYFVWLNRGKESLTLDLKNDEAQSILHRLLADADVLVQNLAPGAAARMGLDFDTLHGKYGKLIVCDISGYGDSGPYRDKKAYDLLIQAAAGLVGLTGGPNEPSRAGVSIADISAGMYAYSGILSALLQRGRTGKGLRVQVTMFEAMAEWMNQVLYFGHYGGTPPARFGASHPTIAPYGVHRTSDGSVIFSVQNEREFANFCEIVLGNRALAQDERYSSNTARVRNRAELTALIEARFASLTVAQAEALLDQAQIANAPMNDIEAVWNHPQLQARQRWREVATPNGPIGALLPPANLSGVEPVMGDVPALGAHSRSILAELGYGDSDIDALASQRTI, encoded by the coding sequence ATGTCCCAATCCCCCCAAGGCATCCGCCCGCTCGACGGCATTCGCGTGGTCTCGCTCGAGCACGCCGTGGCCGCGCCCTTCGCCACGCGCCAGCTGGCCGACCTGGGCGCGCGCGTGATCAAGATCGAGCGTCCCGGCGTGGGCGACTTCGCGCGCGGCTATGACCAGTCGGTGCACGGCCAGGCCTCGTATTTCGTCTGGCTCAACCGCGGCAAGGAAAGCCTGACGCTGGACCTGAAGAACGACGAGGCGCAGTCCATCCTGCACCGGCTGCTGGCCGATGCCGACGTGCTGGTGCAGAACCTCGCCCCCGGCGCCGCCGCGCGCATGGGCCTGGACTTCGACACCCTGCACGGCAAGTACGGCAAGCTGATCGTCTGCGACATCTCCGGCTACGGCGACTCGGGCCCCTATCGCGACAAGAAGGCCTACGACCTGCTGATCCAGGCCGCCGCCGGCCTGGTCGGCCTGACCGGCGGCCCCAACGAGCCGTCGCGCGCCGGCGTGTCGATCGCCGACATCTCGGCCGGCATGTATGCCTACAGCGGCATCCTGTCGGCGCTGCTGCAGCGCGGGCGCACCGGCAAGGGCCTGCGCGTGCAGGTGACCATGTTCGAGGCCATGGCCGAGTGGATGAACCAGGTGCTTTACTTCGGCCACTACGGCGGCACGCCGCCGGCGCGCTTCGGCGCCTCGCATCCGACCATCGCGCCGTATGGCGTGCATCGCACCAGCGATGGCAGCGTGATCTTCAGCGTGCAGAACGAACGCGAGTTCGCCAACTTCTGCGAGATCGTGCTCGGCAACCGCGCGCTGGCGCAGGACGAGCGTTATTCCAGCAATACCGCGCGCGTGCGCAACCGCGCCGAACTCACCGCGCTGATCGAAGCCCGCTTTGCGTCGCTGACGGTGGCGCAGGCCGAGGCGCTGCTGGACCAGGCGCAGATCGCCAACGCGCCGATGAACGACATCGAAGCGGTGTGGAACCATCCGCAGCTGCAGGCGCGCCAGCGCTGGCGCGAAGTGGCCACGCCCAATGGCCCGATCGGCGCGCTGCTGCCGCCCGCCAACCTGTCGGGCGTCGAACCCGTGATGGGCGACGTGCCGGCGCTGGGCGCGCACAGCCGCAGCATCCTGGCCGAGCTGGGCTACGGCGACAGCGACATCGACGCCCTGGCAAGCCAGCGCACCATCTGA
- a CDS encoding MgtC/SapB family protein, which produces MESVWTEILRAFRAEFADVPDAAEATRILVRLCMAVLLGGLIGYERESSGKAAGLRTHMLVALGSALFVLVPLQAGVPLADMSRVLQGLIAGIGFLGAGAILKQNDEAHIKGLTTAASIWMVAAIGVAAGLGRDTTAVIATVFTLVILQILQRWK; this is translated from the coding sequence ATGGAGTCAGTCTGGACCGAGATCTTGCGCGCTTTTCGCGCCGAATTTGCCGATGTGCCGGACGCGGCCGAGGCCACCCGCATCCTGGTGCGGCTGTGCATGGCGGTGCTGCTGGGCGGCCTGATCGGCTATGAGCGCGAATCCTCCGGCAAGGCGGCGGGGCTGCGCACCCATATGCTGGTGGCGCTGGGCTCGGCGCTGTTCGTGCTGGTGCCGCTGCAGGCCGGCGTGCCGCTGGCCGACATGAGCCGCGTGCTGCAGGGGCTGATCGCCGGCATCGGCTTCCTGGGCGCCGGCGCCATCCTCAAGCAGAACGACGAAGCCCATATCAAGGGCCTGACCACCGCGGCCAGCATCTGGATGGTGGCGGCCATCGGCGTGGCGGCGGGATTGGGGCGCGACACCACGGCGGTGATCGCCACCGTATTCACGCTGGTCATCCTGCAGATCCTGCAACGCTGGAAGTAG
- a CDS encoding MmgE/PrpD family protein, with amino-acid sequence MSQAADTTYPTRQLCDFLANLKLADVPAPVIERTKDLFLDWIASAIAGKDAPAVRKLQEFAAAMGPSDGAAEVLVDRRRTSPYFAALINGASSHVVEQDDVHNGSVLHPAAVVFPAVVAAAQAEGKTGAEVLLASIAGYEAGIRIGEFMGRSHYRVFHTTGTVGTLAAAAAVAKLFGLDAEGINQALGSAGTQAAGLWEFLRDAADSKQLHTAKAAADGLQSAWLARAGFTGAKQILEGAQGMAAGMSSDANPACLTDGLGTRWATAETSFKFFASCRHTHPAADALKALMQREGVAADQIASVTTHVHQGAIDVLGPVVNPATIHQAKFSMGTVLGLVAVHGHAGLGEFEQHALQDPAVAAFRGKVEMELDAEINAAYPRQWIGRVTARTTDGRTLAARVDVPKGDPDNTLSRPELEAKALQLGAFRNGASEAEMRAIIARVWALEEAPNVNDWLPAAR; translated from the coding sequence ATGAGCCAAGCCGCAGACACCACTTACCCGACCCGCCAGCTTTGCGATTTCCTGGCCAACCTCAAGCTGGCCGACGTGCCCGCGCCCGTGATCGAGCGCACCAAGGACCTGTTCCTCGACTGGATCGCCTCGGCCATCGCCGGCAAGGATGCCCCCGCGGTGCGCAAGCTGCAGGAATTCGCCGCGGCGATGGGCCCGTCCGACGGCGCCGCCGAAGTGCTGGTGGACCGCCGCCGCACCTCGCCCTACTTCGCCGCGCTGATCAACGGCGCTTCGTCGCACGTGGTCGAGCAGGACGACGTGCACAACGGCTCGGTGCTGCATCCGGCCGCGGTGGTGTTCCCGGCCGTGGTCGCCGCCGCGCAGGCCGAGGGCAAGACCGGCGCCGAAGTGCTGCTGGCCTCGATCGCCGGCTATGAGGCCGGCATCCGCATCGGCGAGTTCATGGGCCGCTCGCACTACCGCGTGTTCCACACCACCGGCACCGTCGGCACGCTCGCCGCCGCCGCCGCGGTGGCCAAGCTGTTCGGCCTCGATGCCGAAGGCATCAACCAGGCGCTGGGCTCGGCCGGCACCCAGGCCGCCGGCCTGTGGGAATTCCTGCGCGACGCCGCCGACTCCAAGCAGCTGCACACCGCCAAGGCCGCGGCCGACGGCCTGCAGTCGGCGTGGCTGGCGCGCGCCGGCTTCACCGGCGCGAAGCAGATCCTGGAAGGCGCCCAGGGCATGGCCGCCGGCATGTCGAGCGATGCCAACCCCGCCTGCCTGACCGATGGCCTGGGCACGCGCTGGGCCACCGCCGAGACCTCGTTCAAGTTCTTCGCCTCGTGCCGCCACACGCACCCCGCCGCCGATGCGCTCAAGGCGCTGATGCAGCGCGAAGGCGTTGCCGCCGACCAGATCGCCAGCGTCACCACGCACGTGCACCAGGGCGCCATCGACGTGCTCGGTCCCGTGGTCAATCCCGCCACCATCCACCAGGCCAAGTTCTCGATGGGCACCGTGCTGGGGCTGGTGGCCGTGCACGGCCACGCCGGCCTGGGCGAGTTCGAGCAGCATGCGCTGCAGGACCCGGCGGTGGCCGCATTCCGCGGCAAGGTCGAGATGGAGCTCGATGCCGAGATCAACGCCGCCTACCCGCGCCAGTGGATCGGCCGCGTGACGGCCAGGACCACCGACGGCCGCACGCTGGCCGCGCGCGTCGACGTGCCCAAGGGCGATCCCGACAACACGCTGTCGCGTCCGGAGCTGGAAGCGAAGGCGCTGCAGCTGGGCGCGTTCCGCAACGGCGCCAGCGAGGCCGAGATGCGCGCCATCATCGCGCGCGTGTGGGCGCTGGAGGAGGCGCCCAACGTCAACGACTGGCTCCCCGCCGCACGCTGA